Proteins from a single region of Pseudarthrobacter sp. NIBRBAC000502772:
- a CDS encoding S9 family peptidase, which produces MTQTPLQDSATSSAASSPAPPVAKKVPHERTHHGDTFVDNYEWLREKESAEVVEHLKAENAYQEAVTAHQEPLREAIFQEIKGRTQETDLSVPNRKDGWWYFSRSVEGKEYGIQCRVRAQDTGNPVADWTPPAVEAGVEIPGEEVLLDGNIEAEGKPFFSVGGSAVTVDGNLYAYAVDNAGDERFTLHIKDLRTGELLPDVIENIFYGVSFSPDGTRIFYTVVDDSWRPYQVKSHVLGTPVSDDEVIYQEDDVAMWLGFELSSDRRHLVLGIGCSEYSETRLLRFDDPTAALTTVISRDERVLYEAEPFLLTGSDGEKSERILLTHNRGAINSMVSLVDPAELAKPLAEQHWSTVVEHSDDVRVNGAGVTSTHLIVSVRKDTIERVQVMGLAGLGTPAQEAPVEPAFDEELYTAGVGGSDYEAPVIRLGYTSYFTPSRVYDFVLPTPVQPAGELLLRKESPVLGGYDGSDYVATREWADAADGTRIPLSVLRHRSVKQDSTAAGLVYGYGSYELSMDPGFGIARLSLLDRGVVFVIAHIRGGGELGRHWYEDGKKLAKKNTFTDFVDATDWLAKSGWVDPSRIAALGGSAGGLLMGVVANLAPEKYAAVVAQVPFVDALTTILDPELPLSALEWEEWGNPITDPEVYAYMKSYSPYENVRSVAYPKVAAVTSFNDTRVLYVEPAKWVQELRNKTTGAEPVVMKIEMDGGHGGASGRYVQWRERAWDYAFIADSLGAKDLLPGAGLK; this is translated from the coding sequence ATGACCCAGACTCCGCTGCAGGATTCCGCCACTTCGTCCGCCGCTTCCTCCCCCGCGCCGCCAGTGGCCAAGAAGGTCCCGCACGAGCGGACGCACCACGGCGACACTTTTGTGGACAACTACGAGTGGCTGCGCGAGAAGGAATCCGCCGAAGTGGTTGAGCACCTGAAGGCCGAGAACGCCTACCAGGAGGCCGTCACCGCCCACCAGGAGCCGCTGCGCGAGGCCATCTTCCAGGAAATCAAGGGCCGCACGCAGGAGACAGACCTGTCTGTCCCAAACCGCAAGGACGGCTGGTGGTACTTCAGCCGCTCGGTTGAGGGCAAGGAGTACGGCATCCAGTGCCGCGTCCGCGCCCAGGACACCGGCAACCCGGTGGCCGACTGGACTCCCCCCGCAGTGGAGGCCGGCGTCGAAATCCCCGGCGAGGAAGTGCTGCTGGACGGCAACATCGAGGCCGAAGGCAAGCCGTTCTTCTCGGTGGGCGGCTCGGCCGTCACGGTGGACGGGAACCTTTACGCCTACGCCGTGGACAACGCCGGCGACGAACGTTTCACCCTCCACATCAAGGACCTCCGCACCGGGGAACTCCTCCCGGACGTCATCGAGAACATCTTCTACGGCGTCAGCTTCTCCCCCGACGGCACCCGCATTTTCTACACCGTTGTGGACGATTCGTGGCGCCCGTACCAGGTCAAGTCCCACGTCCTGGGCACGCCGGTCTCCGACGATGAGGTGATTTACCAGGAGGACGACGTCGCCATGTGGCTGGGCTTTGAGCTCTCCTCTGACAGGCGCCACCTCGTGCTGGGCATCGGCTGCTCCGAGTACAGCGAGACCCGCCTGCTGCGTTTCGATGACCCGACGGCGGCCCTCACCACCGTGATTTCGCGGGACGAGCGCGTCCTCTACGAGGCCGAGCCGTTCCTGCTCACCGGTTCTGACGGCGAAAAATCAGAACGCATCCTGCTCACCCACAACCGCGGGGCCATCAACTCCATGGTCTCCCTGGTGGACCCCGCCGAGCTCGCCAAGCCGTTGGCCGAGCAGCACTGGAGTACCGTCGTCGAGCATTCCGACGACGTCCGCGTCAACGGTGCCGGCGTCACCTCCACGCACCTGATTGTGTCCGTCCGCAAAGACACCATCGAACGCGTCCAGGTGATGGGACTGGCCGGCCTCGGTACGCCCGCGCAGGAAGCTCCGGTGGAACCGGCGTTCGACGAGGAGCTGTACACGGCCGGCGTCGGCGGTTCGGACTACGAGGCACCGGTGATCCGGCTGGGCTACACGTCCTACTTCACGCCGTCGCGCGTCTACGATTTTGTGCTGCCCACCCCGGTGCAGCCCGCCGGCGAACTGCTGCTCCGCAAGGAAAGCCCGGTGCTGGGCGGCTACGACGGCAGCGACTACGTGGCCACCCGCGAATGGGCCGACGCCGCGGACGGCACCAGGATCCCCCTGTCTGTGCTGCGCCACAGAAGCGTCAAACAGGATTCGACGGCGGCGGGCCTGGTCTACGGGTACGGCTCCTACGAGCTGAGCATGGACCCCGGTTTCGGCATTGCCCGGCTGTCGCTGTTGGACCGCGGCGTGGTGTTTGTGATCGCGCACATCCGCGGCGGCGGCGAGCTGGGCCGACACTGGTATGAGGACGGCAAGAAGCTCGCCAAGAAGAACACCTTCACCGACTTTGTGGACGCCACGGACTGGCTGGCCAAGTCCGGGTGGGTGGATCCGTCCCGGATTGCGGCGCTCGGCGGCTCCGCAGGCGGTCTGCTGATGGGCGTAGTGGCCAACCTGGCACCGGAAAAGTACGCAGCGGTGGTGGCGCAGGTGCCGTTCGTGGACGCCCTCACCACCATCCTGGACCCGGAGCTTCCGCTGTCCGCCCTGGAGTGGGAGGAATGGGGCAACCCCATCACGGACCCCGAGGTGTACGCCTACATGAAGTCCTATTCACCGTACGAGAATGTGCGTTCCGTTGCGTACCCCAAGGTGGCCGCGGTGACGTCCTTTAACGACACCCGCGTCCTGTACGTGGAGCCGGCCAAGTGGGTCCAGGAGCTGCGGAACAAGACCACCGGCGCCGAGCCTGTGGTGATGAAGATCGAAATGGACGGCGGCCACGGCGGCGCGTCCGGGCGCTATGTCCAGTGGCGCGAGCGGGCGTGGGACTACGCGTTCATCGCCGACTCCCTCGGCGCCAAGGACCTGCTGCCCGGGGCCGGCCTCAAATAG